One Coregonus clupeaformis isolate EN_2021a chromosome 33, ASM2061545v1, whole genome shotgun sequence DNA window includes the following coding sequences:
- the si:dkey-126h10.1 gene encoding vesicular inhibitory amino acid transporter — protein sequence MSFLRLDWLGTQAELLWTSRFLHGDEESLGFAQRDELDRTYGEDQEETRESPTTSSPKGGNEETPTSPSSSTCLKITTWEAGWNVTNAIQGIFVLGLPYALLQSGYLGLLLLVLAAVICNYTGKILVSCLYEDNEEGQPIRVRDTYEDIANACCKRLCPLLGGRVVNAAQVVELMMTCILYLVVSTNLMCHSFSFLPLPPAAWSVVTFLTLVPCMLIRDLRVVSRLSLLCSLAQFLITFIVVAYCLHQAHRWSWRRMVLLVDFERFLVSVGVIIFSYTSQIFLPTLEGSMEDRGDFSDMMSWTHSLACVLKTTFSVLAFLTWGEDTKEVITDNLPTGLRMVVNLCLLAKALLSYPLPFYAVAEVLQSSVLRLEAAQVGVDMGTLVLRGCLLLITFLMALYMPHFSLLMGLTGSVTGAAMTFILPSLFHLQLKWTTMSSRLKALDLLILTLGSLCSLSGVVCSIKGMIQAFGC from the exons ATGTCGTTTCTGAGACTAGACTGGTTGGGGACGCAGGCAGAGCTGCTGTGGACCTCAAGGTTCCTCCATGGGGATGAGGAGAGCCTGGGGTTCGCCCAGAGGGATGAGTTGGACAGGACCTATGGAGAGGACCAAGAGGAGACCAGGGAGTCACCCACCACCTCCAGCCCAAAGGGGGGGAATGAGGAGACACCTACCAGTCCCTCCAGCAGCACCTGTCTCAAAATCACCACCTGGGAGGCAGGATGGAACGTGACCAATGCTATTCAG GGTATCTTTGTTCTGGGGTTGCCTTACGCTCTCCTTCAGAGTGGCTACCTAGGATTGCTTCTGCTCGTTCTGGCTGCGGTCATCTGCAACTACACAGGTAAGATCCTTGTATCCTGCCTGTATGAGGACAACGAGGAGGGTCAGCCCATACGAGTGCGGGACACCTACGAGGACATCGCCAATGCCTGCTGTAAGCGCCTGTGCCCCCTGCTGGGCGGCCGGGTGGTGAACGCAGCACAGGTGGTAGAGCTGATGATGACCTGTATCCTCTACCTGGTGGTCAGCACAAACCTAATGTGTCACAgcttctccttcctccccctcccccccgccGCCTGGTCCGTGGTGACCTTCCTGACCCTGGTGCCCTGCATGCTGATCCGGGACCTGAGGGTGGTCTCCAGACTCAGCCTGCTCTGCTCCCTGGCCCAGTTCCTCATCACCTTCATCGTGGTAGCCTACTGCCTGCACCAAGCCCACCGCTGGTCCtggaggaggatggtcctcttGGTGGACTTCGAGAGGTTCCTGGTGTCCGTAGGGGTCATCATCTTCAGCTACACCTCCCAGATCTTCCTGCCCACCTTGGAGGGAAGCATGGAGGACAGGGGGGACTTTTCCGACATGATGAGCTGGACACACTCCCTGGCTTGTGTGTTGAAGACCACCTTCTCTGTGCTGGCCTTCCTCACCTGGGGCGAGGATACTAAAGAGGTGATCACTGACAACCTTCCCACCGGCCTACGCATGGTGGTCAACCTGTGCCTCCTGGCTAAGGCCCTCCTCTCCTACCCCCTGCCCTTCTACGCTGTGGCTGAGGTCCTCCAGAGCAGTGTTCTAAGGCTGGAGGCAGCGCAGGTGGGTGTGGACATGGGGACTCTGGTGCTGCGGGGCTGTCTCCTGTTGATTACCTTCCTCATGGCTCTCTACATGCCCCACTTCTCCCTGCTCATGGGGCTGACGGGCAGCGTAACGGGGGCGGCCATGACCTTCATCCTGCCCTCCCTCTTCCACCTGCAGCTCAAGTGGACCACCATGAGCAGCAGGCTCAAGGCCCTGGACCTTCTCATCTTAACTCTGGGATCTCTGTGTAGTTTATCGGGGGTGGTTTGCTCCATCAAAGGAATGATTCAGGCTTTTGGGTGTTGA